The window TCCAAGAGTAAACTGAGCCAAGACATATATTCATAATAAGTCCTAATAATACATAAATATTTCTATTTACTCTGCCTTCTTTCAAGATAGCCCTCATACCCTACCTCCTCTAACTCTTTTGCCTTCTCTTCAACTTCATTCTTCATTTTTTCTTTGTACTCAGCTATCTTCTTTCTTATCTCAGGATACTTCACCCCTAAAATCTCAGCAGCCAAAATTCCAGCATTCTTAGCATTGTTGATTGCAACAGTTGCCACAGGAACACCTGCCGGCATCTGAACAATGGATAAAAGAGAATCAAGTCCATTTAAAGAAAATGTTTTTACAGGAACTCCAATAACTGGCAAGTTTGAAATTGAAGCAACCATTCCTGGAAGATGGGCAGCTCCACCAGCACCAGCCACAATCACCTCAATTCCCCTTGCCTCTGCCTCTTTTGCATATTTGAACATCCTCTCAGGTGTCCTGTGTGCTGACACAATTGTTATTTCATACTCAATTCCAAAATCTTCTAAGACTTTTGCTGCCTCTTTCATAACAGGCAAATCTGAGTCACTTCCCATAATTATTCCAACAAGTGGCTTTTTCATTGCACTTTACACCTCCGCTTTTATTTTCAACACTTCCTTTACTTTCCTTGCCTTTTCTATAGCTCTTTCTAAGTTATCGTCAACTATTGTTACGTGTCCCATTTTTCTGAAAGGTGCACTTATCTTTTTGCCATAGAAGTGAAACGAAACACCTTCTATTGAAAGTGCATCAATCAACCCCTCTATGACAGGTCTTCCTTTGTATCCATTTTCACCTAATAGATTTATCATCACTGCAGGAGACAAAAGTTTGGTAGAACCAAGTGGTAAATCACAAATAGCCCGAAGGTGCTGTTCAAACTGACTTGTAATGCATGCTTCTATGGTGTAGTGGCCTGAGTTGTGCGGTCTTGGAGCAATCTCGTTTATTAAAATTTTTCTGTCTTTTCTTAAAAAAAGCTCAACACCAAACACACCAACACCTTGGAGTGCTTCAACTGCCTTGATTGCTATCTTCTTTGCCTCATCCTCTATATCCTTTTCAACTCTTGCCGGCACAAGGAGCATATCAAGAATGTTTGCAGTCTCATCGAAAACCATTTCTACAACAGGATATGAAACAACATCTCCTTTTTTATTTCTTGCAACAATAACAGCAAGTTCTTTCTCTACGTCTACAAATTCTTCTATATAAGATTCAGTTTTGAGAACTTTATTTATATCATCTTTACTTTTTATAACCACAACTCCTCTACCATCATATCCGCCTTTTGTTGTTTTTTGAACAAGCGGAAAACCAAAGCTCTCAAAAAAAGATATATCAAAGCTCTCTACCCTTTCAAACCTCGGCACAGGAAGCCCTGCACTTTGTAACACCTGTTTTTGCTTCAGTTTGTCTTGAATTATCTCTAAGCAATATGGAGATGGCAGAATATTGTATCCCTTATCATAAAGTTCTTTTAGAACGCTTGTGTTAATATGCTCTATTTCATAGGTTGTAATGTCACTTTTTTCAACAAGCTCTTTTAATTTTTCTGGGTTGTAAAAATCACTTACAATCAGCTCGTCTGAAACTGAAGCTGCAGGACACGCAGCACTTGGGTCTAAAGAGATAACATAAAACCCCATCTGCTTTGCCTTTTGAGAGAGCATCTTCCCAAGCTGTCCACCGCCAATTATACCTATTTTCATAAGAGGATAGCCAAAAACTCCTTTGTTCATTCTTTTCCCTCATCTCTCCTTTTTAAAAGTGTAGCTGTTTTAAAAGCTTTCAAAAAATGACCTCCTCATAGAATTAAGAATATTTTATCTTCAATTCCATGAGGAGGTCAACAGCTTGAAAGTATATTCTATTTATTTTTAGATATATTCTACTTTATCAACGAAACATAATCCTCTAAACTCCCGTCATCTAAGCAACATTCTATAATCTGTCTTCCAAGAGGATGCAAATCCAATGTTTTGAACTTGACAATCTCTTTTTTGAAGAAATCTGTCAAAATCTTTGCACCTTCCATATATGCTTCTTCGCCAACTTCTGGCTGAAGATCAACCTGAAGCAAAAACTTCGGAATATATGTCCCTTCGACCTTCATGTACTCAAGTGCATACCCTAAAAGAGGAAGTTTAGCAGGTTTTAACTGGTCAGGTCTTAGTCTTACATTTCCTCTTTTTGCTAAGTACTCTCTTGTAATCCATTGTGGCATAAAGCCTACTTTATATGCACCAATGTATTGATTTGGAACGAGAATATATTGAGTCCTTGTAAATTGTAATATTTGTTCTAAAAGTAGGTTTGCCTGCTTTACCATAAGACCTGTTGCAAATGGCCAGTAAGAACCAACACCTTCAGAGCTCAAAGCTTCAGCCTGTGTTATGCTTGGGTTAGCATGGCCACGGGGGCTGACAAGCCTCCATAGCCATGCCAGTGCAGGTGGTAGAAGATGAAATATGCCTACTATTCCGTATGTGGGTTTTGACTTTGTGCAAGGTGGTGTTCTTACCCCAAAACTTCGTATATCAACCTCAACAGGTTCATCTACAATATTAGGGACGAACCTGCGAGGTAAAATCACTCTCGGATTTGGACAGGGCTTGCCTGGTTCATCCATTGTATGCTCCCAAATAAGACAAGTTGAACCAGGCACACCTTCTAAGTTTAAGAAAATAAGTGGCTCTGGAGGATGAATACAAAGCCTTTCTAATTGCGGGTCTGTGCCATAATGAGGAATATTGTCAAGCCTTACAAACCAGCCTTGTTCTGCATCTTTTACAACCATTTTAGAACCTGTTTGAAGGCTGGGATGAACGAAAGCAATATCATCTGTAACAGGATGGATTTCGCATGACTCTATTATCTCAAGGTATATTCTCTCTTTTGTTATAATGTTTTCGCCCAAAAGAACCCTGTTGTCTTTTTCTCTATGCATCTGCTGGCACATTTCGCTTTTACCGCCACCACTTGCACCTTCGTGCATGATTGTTATGACGTTGTCATATGGTGTGACAATTCTCACAGTTGAGGCGTGCGCAGCTACCCAGCCTTCCATCTCGCCAATGTTCAAAAGTACACCATATACGCCTTTTTTAGCACTCGGTCCTGGATACAGATTATACGAAAATATCTCATGAACACCGTTTACCCTATTGTGTACAACCACTTGTTTGCCGTTAAAATGTGTGTGTCTGAATGGTGGAGCAACGTAAATTACCGCTTTCGGCTCAAAAAGCTCAATCTTTTCAAATTCACTTCTTGGAATAAACCCCTGAATATCAGCAAGTGCAAAACCAAAAAACGCAGCATTAAGCGGTGCTATTACAAGAGCAGGATAACCGTGTTCTTTCCCACCAGCATAAAAACCATATACAATCAGTTCCTGTTTTTTTAACCATTCAATTGTTTCTTTTCTGACCTCTTCAAAATTATCTCCGTATACATCTTTATACCTTGGCTTATCAGTCTCACCTTCATCACCGATAATCAAACTATCAGGGTCTCTTCGTCTCATGTATACATCTGGATAATTAACAACAATGCCATTTTTGCACCTTGTGACAATTGCCTCAACTACTTCACCCTTGCCTTCAACCTCGTATTTGACCTCAAAAATCATATTGTCTTTTCCACCAAGTGATAGGTCAATAAAATCAGATCTTTTTTCAGGCATAGTTATTCCCTTGCAGCTATTCAAAATATCAAAGACTTCATCTTTTACCTTCAAGTTTAATAATTTATTCATTGTAATAAATACCCCCCTGTTTCGAAATTTTAGTTATTCTCAATAAACTCTATTTTCTCAAGTACAAGCCTCAAGATGTATCTTTAATCGTCTACAGTTTCCTTTGTTTTCTTGATATCGTCAAAATTATCCTTCAAAAACTCTACAACATAACCTTCTAAACACTGCACAACAACCTTTAAATCTTTGAGAAAGTTTTTGTCTTTGTTCGTGTAAAAGGTAAGTGTCTTTGTGTTGAGGTGAAATACATCCAACAAGACAAGTGGCAATGCCCATATATCAACATAGCTCCCGTCCCAAAAGTATTTGTAAAAGAAGCTTGCTAAAAAAGGATTGGTTTCACAATACTCTTTAAAAAACTTCTCTATAAGTATAAAAAACTTTTCTTGTCAAAAGTTTTGAAGCCAAATCTTTTGTTCTGTGGAGGTTTACCTCATAAATCTCAGTAAACAATACAAATACCTCCTTAAGTTACATTTTTCAACCTTAACACAACAACAAAAAAAGCCAATATTTGCAAAGCTTTTTACCTTGTAAATATTGGCCTACCTTGCAACTGGCCATCTTTCTGGCCCTTTGCTCGGTCTGCCAATTTTTTACTTTAGACGTTTTTCTAAATTTTCATTTAAAGTTACTACTATCACCTTTTCCCCATTGGTAGTATTGACATCAGAGTATATTCCTGCAATGTCAACATCTATAACCTCTTTTATGAGTTTTTCTAACTCATCTTTTGCATTTTCAAATAAAGTCGCTCTTACCTTTTTGATAAGCTCAACCCCCTCTTTTGTCTGGGCAAGCTTTTTTTCAGTAGGGCTTAGAAAACCAATTAATCTTACAACTATTACATCTTCTGTGATTATTGTCTTTATTTGTTTTGGACCCCTGCCCATATACTCCATTTCAAACTTGCTGACTGCTTCACTGATTTTTGCTTATATCTGTCCTTTTGTCATCCCTTTTTGTTTTTCGCCTATAACATTAGTCTGGTCATTAGTATAGCAAAATGAAATTTGAATGTCAAGATTATTCAAAAATTTTTGTAGTAAACTTTTAACAGATTGATATTAAAGCCATTCTGGACAACCAACCTTTAAATTTTGCAAGTTTACATTTTTATTTTTTCATTATTTAGCCAAAAAATAGAGGCTGTCTAAAAAGATGAGGTGACAGCCTCTTTATTTTTACTGTATTTACATTGTGAGATATTTATGATATAATATCTCAGAAATGATTACATAAGGAGGATTAATATGCCACGCAAACATGATAAAATAGTCTTCAAAGAATATAACCCCAACCAATTAATAATGCCAATCGACCCTGAAGCCTTTATCCCTCAAACTCATCTAGTAAGAGCAATCGATAAAATCATTGATAAAATAGATATCTCAACCATAGTAGAGAAATACAAAGGTGGTGGGACTTCCAGCTACCATCCTTTGATGCTTTTGAAAGTACTTATCTATGCTTACATACAGGGGATATACTCTTCAAGAAAGATAGCAAAAGCACTTCAAGAGAATATAACCTTTATGTGGCTTTCAAAACTTCAAACCCCTGATTTCAGAACTATCAATAGATTCAGAAAAGAGATAATAGGTGATTGCATTGAAGAGATTTTCGCACAAGTTATTGAACTTCTTGTAAAACTGGGGTATGTAAACTTTGAGTATTACTACCTTGACGGGACAAAGATTGAAGCAAATGCGAACAAGTATACATTTGTATGGGCAAGAAGTACAAGAACATACAAAAAGAAATTAAGAGAAAAAGTAAGAGAAATTCTTAATGAAATAGAGAGGATAAATGAGGAAGAAGACAGAATTCTTGGCGAGTTGGATGTCAATTTAGAAGCTGATTATGATAGCCAAGAGCTTGAACAAAAAGTTGAAGAACTCTCCCAAAAGATAGCAGAAGCTAACTTTGGGAGCAAAAGGAAAGAAAGGAGAGTGAAAAAGCTTGTAAAAACTCTCCAAAACAACTGCGTATTAAGACTCAAGAAATATGAGTCTTATGAGCAGATCTTAAATGGCAGGAATAGTTTTTCAAAAACAGACAATGATGCCACATTTATGAGGATGAAGGATGACCATATGAAAAATGGGATGCTAAAACCCGGGTATAATGTACAAATCGGCACACAGAACCGATTTGTCATAGGTTTTAGCATCCACCAAAGTCCCACAGACACTGTCTGTCTAAAGGAACACCTTGAGCTTGTGACGAAGATAACAGGCCACAAGCCAAAGAACATTGTAGCAGACAGTGGCTATGGGTCTGAAGAAAACTACCTTCATCTGAAAGAATGTGGCATAAATAGCTACATTAAGTATAACACATTTGACTTGGAACAGACAAGAAGATTTAAGAAGGATATTTTCAATGTAAGGAACTGGGAGTACATAGCTGAAGAAGATGCATATATTTGTCCTGCTGGTAAGAAGGTGAAATACTTATATCCGAAGATAAGTGCAAATGAGAGAGGATTTGTAAGTTATGAGAAGGTATATCAATGTGAAGATATTTGTAATGGTTGTGAACACAGAGAAAAATGTTATAAAGGTAAGAGATGGAAGAAGAGATTTAGTATAAGACCGAGGTTAGAGAAATTGAAGGAAGAGGTGAGGCAAAGGCTGTTAAGTAGAGAAGGCGAAGAGATTTACGAAAAAAGGAAGATAGAAGTTGAGACAGTATTTGGGATAATAAAGAACAATAAAGGGTTTAGGAGATTCCTGCTCAGGGGTATGAAGGGTGTGAAGCTTGAGTGGGGTTTGGTTTGTATTGCCTATAACATAGAAAGATTGGCGAAGATAATAATAGGGGGTTGGAGCAAAATTGCCAGCCAACCCTCTTGCTTTTTACTGCATAGTTCAATATTAACATTAAATACCATCAAATGCTTGATTTTGGTTATTAAAAATTATTGTTTTTGGGCAGCACTATTTTAGGTTTTTGTAAATCCTAAAAAAACTTTACTTCCTGCTTAAAATCTCATTTAAATCTTTTTCAGGATTAGATATTGGTTTTATATTGAACTTTTCGACTAAAACCTGCAAAATATTCGGTGATACAAAAGCTGGCAATGATGGACCTAAATAGATGTTCTTCAAGCCCAAGAACAGTAGTGTCAATAGTATTGCAACAGCTTTTTGTTCAAACCATGAGAGAATTAAGGTAAGTGGTAAGTCATTTACATCACAATTGAATGCCTTTGCAAGCTCGATGGCAATGACAAGAGCCGAGTATGCATCATTGCACTGACCAATATCCAAAAGTCTTGGAAACTCGCCAATAGTACCAAAATCCTTTTTGTTAAATCTGTACTTGCCACATGCTAAGGTCAAAATCAACGTATTCCTGAGCGTCTTTTCTGCAAACTCTGTATAGTAGTTTCTGCCTGGTTTTGCACCATCACATCCACCAATTAAGAAGAAGTGTTTAATTTGGCCACTTTTAACTGCATCAATTATCTTGTTTGCAAGGCCAAGCACAGTGTGATGTCCAAAGCCAACAAGTATCTTCTTTTCCTCTTCATCCTCTTGCCAGCCACCAAGTTCAAGCGCTTTCTGGATTATTGGTGTAAAGTCCTTTTTGCCATCCACTTCCTCAATATGTGCAACTCCATCAAAGCCGACAACACCTGTTGTGAAAATTCTATCTTTGTAACTATCTTTTGGCTTTTGCAGACAGTTTGTTGTCATCAAGATACAACCTGGAATTCCGTCAAATTCTTTTTGCTGGTCTTGCCATGCTCCACCATAGTTTCCTACTAAATGTTTATATTTTTTGAGCTCTGGATAGCCATGTGCAGGTAACATCTCGCCATGGGTGTAGATATTAATACCTTTACCTTCTGTCTGCTCTAATAGATCTTTTAGGTCTTTTAAATCGTGTCCAGAGACAATTATAAATGGCCCCTTCTTCTTTGAAATCAAAACCTCTGTTGGCTGTGGATGACCAAAGGTTTGTGTGTGCGCTTCATCAAGTATTTGCATGCACCTGAAGTTCATCTTACCAAGTTCCATGCATAGGTTAAACAGTTCATCTGCTGAGATGTTGTTGTCTAAGGTTCTTGCAAGCGCTGTAAAGAAGAAGTTGTTTACATTTTCATCTTGCTTTCCAAGCGTTGCTGCATAATGAGCATATGCTGCCATCCCTTTTATTCCATATATTAGTAGTTCTCTTAGTGACCTTATATCCTCGTCAATCTCGTCTGCTAAAATCCCAACCTTTTTCCCATCTTCAATCATCTTTTCTACATCTTCTGGTGGTCTGTAATCTACTGCAGCAGGTACGTTTTGTAAGCTACCCACCTGATTTTTGAGATTTTCTTTTACTGTTTGTGCTTCAAGGATATACTTTACAAATCTTTTCTCATCAAAGTTCACGTTTGTAAGTGTTGAAAACAGGGCATCCATCATAAACCTTGTTGTGTACTGATCAATTTTCTTTCCCTGTTTTAAAAGTTGATCACCTAAGTAAGCAATGCCCTTTAGCTGGTACAAAAGAAGATCCTGCAAGTTAGCAACTCTGCTGTCTGTTCACATTGAAAACAAAACATTTCTGTTTGAATCATTTCAAATAACACCTCCAAAAGTTATCTATAGATTTTTACCAAAAATTTATTCTTTTATACCACCATCAGTGGTAATTGTAACCTCTGAATACGGTAAAATCTTTTGTACCTGAAGCATAGCTTTTTTAACTATATTTGCAATACCAGTACAGCACAGCACTTCCATCTTGACAACTGTTATACTCTTGATTTCATGATTTTGGATTATCTCTAAAATCTTTTCATAGTAATATTCAATATCGTCAAGTTTGGGACACCCTATTATTGTAACCTTTCCTTTCATAAAATCCTTGTGAAAAGCCGCATAAGCATACGCAACACAGTCAGCTGCAATCAAAATGTGGCTATCTTCAAAAAACTTAGCATATGGATTGACAAGAGCAAGTTGCACAGGCCAGTTAATAAGCTCAGATGAATCTTGCACCTCTTGCACTGAAGGCTTAGCTTCCGAAGGTGCAGCAGCTTCTTTTTTCTCAATAATCCTTTCTTGTGAACCTGGACACATACATGAAAATTCTCTCTTAGATTTAGTTTTTTCAATTCTCTCTTCTACAGCCTTTTCATTAAAAGGCTTCACATCTGCCTCAATTATCTCAATCGCCCCAGTTGGACAAACAGGAAGACAGTTCCCAAGCCCATCACAGTACTCTTCGCTCACAAGCTTTGCCTTGCCATCTACCAGCTCAATTGCACCCTCAACGCAGGCATTTACACAAAGACCACAACCATTGCATTTTTCTTCATCAATTTTGATTATTTTTCTCACCATATCCAATCATCCCTCTCTGTTTAGTTGCAATTATATTTTATATGGTTTAGAATATATTTGCGGTAACATATGTTACAGTTTTAAATTTTGAGAGGAGAAAATTTTATGAGCTATTCTAAACTATCCAAAACGAAATTATTTAAAGGTATAGAAGAAAATGATATCGAAAGGCTTTTGTGTGGCTGCAGCTTGGTCCAAAAGAGTTTTGAAAAAGATGAGATAATTGCGTTTGAAGGAGATGAATGCACATCAATAGGATTAATTCTTGATGGAATGGTGGATATTAAAAAAGTCTCTGCATCTGGTAAAGAATATACAATAACAACTTTGCTTCCTGGAGATACATTTGGAGAAGCCGTAGTATTTTCTTCATCAAATTTTTTCCCAGCAATGGTTGTTGCAAAATGTAATACTACAATCTTGTTTATACCAAAAGAAGCTATTATCAATATGAGCAAAAAATGTGAAAGGTTTTTGTACAACTATCTAAATATATTGTCAGATAGAATTCTACTTCTAAATTCAAAACTAAAAGAATCTACACTTATAACTCTGCGACGAAAGATCTGTAATTTTTTGCTTGAAGAGTTCAAAAAGCAAAAAAGCCTCAAGATAAAGCTTTCTCTTTCAAAGCAGGAACTTGCAGAAAAGTTCAATGTGCAAAGACCTTCTTTGTCAAGAGAGCTGATAAAGATGAGAGAAGAGGGACTTATAGATTTTTGGGGAAAGGAAATCTGGATTAAAAATCTGGAAAGAATTGAAGAGTATTTATATGAAAATGCTTAAAAAATACCGTTAAAGAAAAAAAGAGGCTGTCACACCTCAATATTTTGATGTGCTCCCAAAATTGGGATATAATATTAGTTCAGTTTTTTATAATGTATCAAGAACATTTAAGTAGATTGCTTACATGGAAGCAATCTAAAACAAATTAGAACCAGAAAAATCAGAGCATATAAGTATTAAATTTTGTCCAGCTTTTAAAAAATTTGTTCATGAAAGGCTTTGAAATGGTAATACTAAAAAATAAAGG is drawn from Caldicellulosiruptor naganoensis and contains these coding sequences:
- the purE gene encoding 5-(carboxyamino)imidazole ribonucleotide mutase, with product MKKPLVGIIMGSDSDLPVMKEAAKVLEDFGIEYEITIVSAHRTPERMFKYAKEAEARGIEVIVAGAGGAAHLPGMVASISNLPVIGVPVKTFSLNGLDSLLSIVQMPAGVPVATVAINNAKNAGILAAEILGVKYPEIRKKIAEYKEKMKNEVEEKAKELEEVGYEGYLERRQSK
- a CDS encoding 5-(carboxyamino)imidazole ribonucleotide synthase, which encodes MNKGVFGYPLMKIGIIGGGQLGKMLSQKAKQMGFYVISLDPSAACPAASVSDELIVSDFYNPEKLKELVEKSDITTYEIEHINTSVLKELYDKGYNILPSPYCLEIIQDKLKQKQVLQSAGLPVPRFERVESFDISFFESFGFPLVQKTTKGGYDGRGVVVIKSKDDINKVLKTESYIEEFVDVEKELAVIVARNKKGDVVSYPVVEMVFDETANILDMLLVPARVEKDIEDEAKKIAIKAVEALQGVGVFGVELFLRKDRKILINEIAPRPHNSGHYTIEACITSQFEQHLRAICDLPLGSTKLLSPAVMINLLGENGYKGRPVIEGLIDALSIEGVSFHFYGKKISAPFRKMGHVTIVDDNLERAIEKARKVKEVLKIKAEV
- a CDS encoding DUF4914 family protein, whose amino-acid sequence is MNKLLNLKVKDEVFDILNSCKGITMPEKRSDFIDLSLGGKDNMIFEVKYEVEGKGEVVEAIVTRCKNGIVVNYPDVYMRRRDPDSLIIGDEGETDKPRYKDVYGDNFEEVRKETIEWLKKQELIVYGFYAGGKEHGYPALVIAPLNAAFFGFALADIQGFIPRSEFEKIELFEPKAVIYVAPPFRHTHFNGKQVVVHNRVNGVHEIFSYNLYPGPSAKKGVYGVLLNIGEMEGWVAAHASTVRIVTPYDNVITIMHEGASGGGKSEMCQQMHREKDNRVLLGENIITKERIYLEIIESCEIHPVTDDIAFVHPSLQTGSKMVVKDAEQGWFVRLDNIPHYGTDPQLERLCIHPPEPLIFLNLEGVPGSTCLIWEHTMDEPGKPCPNPRVILPRRFVPNIVDEPVEVDIRSFGVRTPPCTKSKPTYGIVGIFHLLPPALAWLWRLVSPRGHANPSITQAEALSSEGVGSYWPFATGLMVKQANLLLEQILQFTRTQYILVPNQYIGAYKVGFMPQWITREYLAKRGNVRLRPDQLKPAKLPLLGYALEYMKVEGTYIPKFLLQVDLQPEVGEEAYMEGAKILTDFFKKEIVKFKTLDLHPLGRQIIECCLDDGSLEDYVSLIK
- a CDS encoding DUF2294 domain-containing protein, coding for MSEAVSKFEMEYMGRGPKQIKTIITEDVIVVRLIGFLSPTEKKLAQTKEGVELIKKVRATLFENAKDELEKLIKEVIDVDIAGIYSDVNTTNGEKVIVVTLNENLEKRLK
- a CDS encoding IS1182 family transposase; the protein is MPRKHDKIVFKEYNPNQLIMPIDPEAFIPQTHLVRAIDKIIDKIDISTIVEKYKGGGTSSYHPLMLLKVLIYAYIQGIYSSRKIAKALQENITFMWLSKLQTPDFRTINRFRKEIIGDCIEEIFAQVIELLVKLGYVNFEYYYLDGTKIEANANKYTFVWARSTRTYKKKLREKVREILNEIERINEEEDRILGELDVNLEADYDSQELEQKVEELSQKIAEANFGSKRKERRVKKLVKTLQNNCVLRLKKYESYEQILNGRNSFSKTDNDATFMRMKDDHMKNGMLKPGYNVQIGTQNRFVIGFSIHQSPTDTVCLKEHLELVTKITGHKPKNIVADSGYGSEENYLHLKECGINSYIKYNTFDLEQTRRFKKDIFNVRNWEYIAEEDAYICPAGKKVKYLYPKISANERGFVSYEKVYQCEDICNGCEHREKCYKGKRWKKRFSIRPRLEKLKEEVRQRLLSREGEEIYEKRKIEVETVFGIIKNNKGFRRFLLRGMKGVKLEWGLVCIAYNIERLAKIIIGGWSKIASQPSCFLLHSSILTLNTIKCLILVIKNYCFWAALF
- a CDS encoding ATP-binding protein, with product MVRKIIKIDEEKCNGCGLCVNACVEGAIELVDGKAKLVSEEYCDGLGNCLPVCPTGAIEIIEADVKPFNEKAVEERIEKTKSKREFSCMCPGSQERIIEKKEAAAPSEAKPSVQEVQDSSELINWPVQLALVNPYAKFFEDSHILIAADCVAYAYAAFHKDFMKGKVTIIGCPKLDDIEYYYEKILEIIQNHEIKSITVVKMEVLCCTGIANIVKKAMLQVQKILPYSEVTITTDGGIKE
- a CDS encoding Crp/Fnr family transcriptional regulator, producing the protein MSYSKLSKTKLFKGIEENDIERLLCGCSLVQKSFEKDEIIAFEGDECTSIGLILDGMVDIKKVSASGKEYTITTLLPGDTFGEAVVFSSSNFFPAMVVAKCNTTILFIPKEAIINMSKKCERFLYNYLNILSDRILLLNSKLKESTLITLRRKICNFLLEEFKKQKSLKIKLSLSKQELAEKFNVQRPSLSRELIKMREEGLIDFWGKEIWIKNLERIEEYLYENA